The Anguilla rostrata isolate EN2019 chromosome 1, ASM1855537v3, whole genome shotgun sequence nucleotide sequence ACCCTATCAGACTCACTGCATAGgagaaatgatgatgatgacgaatTATGAtcatgatgatgaggatgatgacgTCATTAACATTAGCGATGCAGTTTGACTGCCGGCACAGTCACCTTCAGTGCTCTCACTTCCCTCAGCGTCTCACCGTTccgcgtgcacgtgtgtgtttgaacTCAGCCGTTAATAACCACCATGTATGTATGTCCACACACCAAACTACCTCAACACAGTAAACTTTATCTCCTATGCTATAGTGCACCACTAGGCGGCGCTGTGGAGGTATGCACAGAGCAGACTGAAATCCAACTCAACCTCTGTTCAACTTAAAAAGATAGTAAAAGTTATCGCGGCGGTGAAAGGGACACTCCTACATAAAGGATTAAGTGTTGGAAATGGGGCAGCGTCTGTTTGAATCAGCGCCGGCGTAGCACTTACAATAGGCCTTCACGAGAGACCGTAGCCAGCCGGTCTAACTGTAGTTGGTGTTTGTGGAATGTGATATGAGCGACTACAGGTGAGAactcaaaatacaaatatgtggGGAGGGACTAACGGCACACCTGTTAGTACTTGTTctcttatgtatgtatgtttatagTAGGTTCTGTCGCATCTTGTTCAGACAGACAACTTATCAAATGATTACATTTCTGTGTCAGCATGGTGTGGATGTGTTTCATTCCAAACGCTATTAGCATGCATTTACCTCCAAATCTCCCACACCTGGGAATATTGGTGAAATAATACGGGTGGTTGGAGCTTAAGGTCTAAAAATTACACACTTACTATAAACTGTGTGAACAGCGGGATGAGGGAGAGATGTAAGCAACACGGAAGGTGTGTTGCGGTGGATAAAATCTTGTGGCTCGTGTATGAACAGCAAAACATATCAACTAAACTataagaaaatgttattttcaaagcCCAAACAATAAAAAGTCCAAACATCAAAGTGTCACATCTGTGCAAAAATGACAGCTTTGTTACCGTGTAGGTTCAGGTGCGCGCGGTGCGCTATCCTTTCAGCACTCCGTCCCAATCCGCCAATCCGGTGTCTAACGCGTCTTCACGGTAATGACAATGATGTTCAGTTAATGCTATTCAAGTTATAAATAAAGACGCAAATCATTTGAGATTGTATTGCCTTCATCATTTTTGTAAACTAACTATGTTGTTATAGTGGTTTTCTTTAAATTCACCAAGTGGTGGCACTGTGCACGGATATCCGTGGAGATAGTTATTCGTTTGATCCCGAGTAATACGCTGCTACTTCTTTGCGTGTAATAATATCTGACAAGCTATATAATCCAGATTATTATTAATTGAAGACATGGTTGAATGCAGCACTCTAAGTTGTGTTATATTATCTGCAAATAAAAGatgaaggaggaggggagaggagtcAATTGcaccatttttcttttgcttaCTTACAGGGAGTGGTAGCCAATAAAATTAAAGTAAACGAAACCAATATTGGCAGAAGACGGCTGCACGTTCCACTCAGTCCGGTTTGTAGAGTGCAATCTTGGCTTCCGCGGCGAATGTTCCTGCTTCCATCGCTACTGCTGCCTTTTACAGGAGACTCGTGTTGTCTCTTACGATAATTGctcaaaattatgttttctctGCGGATTTCGAAACAAGGTTCTGAAACGTAAGTGAAACACGAATCCTCTACGAAAAAATAAACGACCATTTAACCCGCGTGTTGTCGTAATGTTCGGGTCAGACACCGGAGATTCCAGTTTAAGAAAGGGAAACGTTTCCTGTTAAATACGCATCTTTTTAATCTCAGCGGATTTAGGACATATTGGAGATAGGACAAACAACTTGATTCTACTCGGCGAGGAGACGTCCGATGgccaggaaaataaaatgaattttgcaGTGAGCGTTCTTAACGCATTTCTAATTAAAGACATGCCGGGGTAATCCACAAGGGACTGCGCTTTAGTTCTGCAACTGAGAATATAAAGTGACCGACCGTGCGCCAGACTTGGGACAAACTTTATCGAGCCACGCGCCAAAAAGTTTCCTCTAGGAcctctgtgatttttttccaccCACTACAGGTCGACTCCACGAGCTAAGAACAGAAGCATCCCATCAATACACAAGAACCAGCGTATGGGTCTCCAGTGGTGTTGTACCCAATCTTTGAAATACCTGGAGTGAGACGGCGAGATTGATTCTGTTCCGTTCAAGTCACACTAACATCTGCAAACGTCAAATAAGACTGCAGGTCCGCTGCCTCACAGACCGACACACACCTGAAGCGGGACGGGAGATAGGTAAGTGCCTGTCTTGCAATTGTGCTTCATTTCTACTCGGCTTAAATTCATAAGGTTACAGATCGTAACGAATGGTACGAATGCGCCAAATAGCCTCATGTAACATTTAGCGACGTTCATGTCTTAAACCGCTTATAGGGGTGCACTAAGGGTAGCACTGTAAGCCTGGGTCTGCGTTATAggtattttgtttgttgtgattaaacatttaaaacaataagtGAAGGTCGTTATTACAGCGAAAAAGACTTGGTCTGACGCGAAGAAACCCCTCGTctgaaataataattgtgtTTCAGGACTATAAGAGACGACGTGGGGCTGTGTGGTTTTCTATTCTCAGATTTCAGTAGCGATGAGCGCACAGCGCACACCTGTCTACATGGGACTCATACTGTTGATCTCCACCGCCGGATACAGCAAGCAGAGCGCGGCTCCCACGGACTCTAGGGCCGGTAGGAGCCTGTTCCAGCTGATCATGGATAAAGTACGGCAGACGAAGGAGCAACAGGCTGACGACAGTGACAACCCACCATATAACTCCAACAAACACTATTCAGTcgaaacaaaggaaatgcatgACTATAAGTCTTATCCTGATCATCACGTTCTTGGTGAGCAAACGGCActggagatacacacacacacacgcacacacacactcgtcaTATACTTGCCACACATGCGCATCAAGTGGGTGGTTGTGTAACTTGTCTGTTTGTTAAACACAGCGTTTGGTTTTTaagtgtaattaaaatgaattataattatCTGCCATAAATACCGGAATGATTTGTCTGCGTGACGAGTACATGCTAAATCCTTCACTCTTGTTATAGGGAAGACGGAGAATGCATGTTTACATCACTTTAAAATGCTACATTTATGTCTTCGCTGTTCGCCTGTTGAAACGATTATCCAAACGTATGGCACTTGCGTTAAACGTGGTGTTACCTGTATGGCAGAACAGATAGTCCTCCTCAAAGGTACGCAGATGGTCATTGAACGGcgcatttaaaataacaatgccCGACTTTTTCTGAGTCCTGTAGCAGCCTTCCACATTAGCTGCATATCGCTGCTCTTTCATCAACAAGAATAGGTAAAGTTACGTCACCACAAAACCGGAATTAGAATATCTTGAATATAAGCGCATGGGACGCAGAGCTTATAGCTACTATATACGGAAACATTATGTGGAATACAAGACACCAGAAACTgaacattgttctttttttgcttttgacagAGATTTTTCCAAGAGATCTCAGGCagaaagaaatttttttaaagcacttgaCAGGTAAGCTGCATGCCTGCCTACTGTCTTGGGACTACAGTAAACAGATGAAAACTGAGAGGATGCGATCActtttccctctttcctgcAGGTCCCCTTTACTTCAGTCCAAAATGCACCAAACACTTCAACAGGCTGTATCACGGCACAAGGGACTGCACTGTGCCAGCCTGTGAGTGAAACCACCCAGCTACTGCCCAATTATAGAGCTACAGGAGCGCatcacacagccagcacagggGATATGAGTGTACACTCAGGTACATCACACAGCCAGCATAGGGGATATGACTGTACACAGCCAGCGTAACGGATATGAGTGtacactctcaaacacatcacacagccaGCATAGGGGATATGAGTGtacactctcaaacacatcacacagccaGCATAGGGGATATGAGTGTACACTCTcagacacatcacacagccaGCATAGGGGATATGAGTGTGCACTCTCAGACACATCACTCAGCCAGCATAGGGGATATGAGTGTGCACTCTCAGACACATCACTCAGCCAGCATAGGGGATATGAGTGtacactctcaaacacatcacacaaccaGTGTAATGGATATGAGTGtacactctcaaacacatcacacaaccaGTGTAATGGATATGAGTGtacactctcaaacacatcacacaaccaGTGTAATGGATATGAGTGtacactctcaaacacatcacacaaccaGTGTAATGGATATGAGTGTACACAGCCAGTGTAATGGATATGAGTGTACACAGCCAGTGTAATGGATATGAGTGtacactctcaaacacatcacacaaccaGTGTAATGGATATGAGTGtacactctcaaacacatcacacaaccaGTGTAATGGATATGAGTGTACACAGCCAGTGTAATGGATATGAGTGtacactctcaaacacatcacacaaccaGTGTAATGGATATGAGTGTACACAGCCAGTGTAATGGATATGAGTGTACACAGCCAGTGTAATGGATATGAGTGTACACAGCCAGTGTAATGGATATGAGTGtacactctcaaacacattccATCTCCTGGCTTTTCATTCTGTCTAGGTGGacgtttttcttttgtgtttcttcattttcaggATTACTGCTCATTCATCTTTTCAGCTTAAACACATTCCAGGGTAACCCATGTGAGGCTAAATTAGCAGAGTGGACAGTGTGATTAGagtctgtgcttgtgtctgcTCTCTGATGGTCTATATCTTACAATTCTTCCACTGCCTTTCCTTTCCAGATTACAAACGATGTGCCAGACTTCTAAAGAGGTTAGCAGGGAGTCCACGATGCATGGAAGGTTAAATATATCAAGTAAGAAAAAGATTTCTTATCAATATTCAATGGGCATTATCCACCCAAAACAAGCAGCTCCACAGATCAAGAGGATGCGAATAGTATTTTAAGTGGAATGTGAAAACCAGCTGTAATAACTTGGGAGgagaaaattagaaaaattgGAGGTGCTTTTCTTCCGTccataaaacataattataaCTTTAGATACTGTGTATAATTTTATGTACCATTTTGTGTACTGAAGCACAAAAAACCCCTTGGAATTCAGTAAAGAAACTGTTGTTCTCTGAATTATTTGTGTTATAGCATTTTTGATTGTTTTAGGCtgtggagaaaataaaaccatatcTTTCTGTTATCAGTCATGTATAAAGCAGACCAGACATGCCTTCTTGCTGACCAAACACATGAGTCAAATGTGAGTGAGGATTTATTTGTCTGTGACATTGTTAATGAATCATAGTCTTGCATGGTATGCATTTATGCTCTCAAATAGATAGGTcactaaatttaattttgtgtctCTGATTActgaaggagaagaaaagaCTGACACCAAGAAAAGAGTGCCTTGGAGTAACAGGGAACAAATGTAACTGCAAAATCgcagtctgcctgtctgtctgtctgtctatcagcctgcctgcctgcctatctgtttgtctgtctggccgtgtgcctgtgtctgtttgcctgtctgaaTGCCagcttgcctgcctgcctgcctatctgtctgtctgcctgtttgtctgtctgtccatctgtccatctgtttgtctgtctgtctgtctgtctatcagCCTGCCTACCCatctatttgtctgtctgtctgtctgcctgcctgcctgcctacctgtctgtctgtctgtctgtctaactCAGATGGTACAAATGAAGAAATCTCAGGGAAAAAGATGCATGCCCTGCCgccaaacacaaaatatgtagTTATATTTGATACAAATCAAGCTACATTTACTTTAATGCCTTTTTGGGTGTTTATGAGCTTCTTTTATTAGCTTGTCTGTTAAACATTGCATTCCTCTCAGCACTGGTACCCACATCAAAAACAAGCATCAGTCACATAATCCTGAATGCCATGATCTCACACACTCGCATGGAAATTTGCCTTTTTGCCACTACCAGACCTTTCTTGCTTAGCAGAGATGTGTGACTGAGTGCTGGTTAACGTTTACAAGCTGTAAACGTTAACCAAACGAGTGCTGATAATCAGGATTATCCTAAACAGTTTTGAATGTGGtaatatggaatatatttatatattccaattattgttgtttgtctttctgtacattaaatttataaatattccAGCTAAtttgcaaaatgtaaatattgtaaatatggtATGTATGGACaataaatgaaagtttttgATATATAATATGAATTGGGTgttgaggaaaaaatatttaaagtttttttcttaaataaacgTAGATTCATTCAAATGTTCACTTTTGTATTTCTTGCTACACCtgactattttacactctacaggccacagaactacaggagagccagcgaACTTtatacaccctacaggccacacacagtactacaggagagccagtgactattgtACACCATACTGGCCACATAAAGTACTACAGCAGAGACAGTGACCTTTATACACTCTACAGGCCACAcccagtactacaggagagccagtgaatATTTTACACCCAACTGGCCACAGAACTACATTATAACTACAGCCGAGCTAGTGACTATTTTACCcgctacaggccacacacagtactactgGAGAGCCAGAGACTATTCTACTTCCTACAGGTTACACAGAGTActacagaagagacagagactATTTTATATCCTACAGAACAGGagtatgaaacaaaattaaattaaattttaaaaacacacaagggAAACCTTAATCTTTTGTAAACATGCACATAACTACACACTGTGCTCTTCCATAGCTACGCTCACGTGGTATGTCCATCTTGCCCTGGTTAACACCACATTGGGAAATAAATTCTTCCCTATGTGATCTGAAGCATCCAAGGAACTCTGTAATCTGCTTATGCACTTGCTCGCAGCAAAGAGATGATTCACATGATCAAAAATACAGCCTGCAAGTGGCACTAAAAACCTGAGGGCTACTGCAAAAAAGcacttagaaaaaaaaaaaacatcaggattactgcaaaaaaagcacacaagaAAACTAACTTCTGGGTTATTGCAAAAAGCACCTAGACTTAAAAATTCCAGGGTTACtgcaaaaaagcatttaaactttttttaggACTTCAGGGTTATGCAAAAAAGCACTTTGACTTAAAAACTTCTGGGTTACTGCAAAAGCATCTAGACTTTTAAAATCCCATGGTCACTGACCAAAGCATTTACACTTTAAATACTTCAGATTTACTGTGAAAGCAACTAGACTTTACCAGGCTGTGCTTCGTGTTTTATCAGACAGATTTCAGAACCATTAAAGGACTGATTTATCTATCAGACCCTTAAAGCCTTCTGCAGACCCTGAACTACATGCTCCGCAGCATAGAAATCCTTTACAGGGTTATTAAAATGGATCAAAGACAATAATCTGTGAAAAAATGAAGTCTTTACTGATACATTGTCCATTTGCACTGAGACACATAAATTGGCTTTAATGAGCTCCAAACATGTCATGATGCATTGGGATAATTCAGTGGTCTTCAAAGCCTCCCAGGAGCCTTAAATCCCACAAAAGAGGCTCCTCCTTCTTCAGcaggcaggagaaagagagcaaaggGTCACTGGTCGAGCTGGAGCCTCTTAAAAACTCCACACGGTTCTTTAAACATCTGAGCCATCAAAGGGTCCAGAATGTCATCAGAAACACTCCCCCCTACTGGCTATTATGTGTAGAGCAACATGAGGTTTCATGCTCTAAAGCTCAGGTAtcagaatccagtcctggagggccaccgcgtctgcatgtttaactctggtcctggagggccgcagcacCTACAGGTTTAacaccagtcctggagggccacagcgtctataggtttaactccagtcctggagggccacagtgtcagcAGGTTcacctccagtcctggagggccacagcgtctacaggtttaactccagtcctggagggccgcagtgtctacAGGTTTAACACAGCAGCAGATTTAACTAGAGTCCTAGAAACTGTGGCCCTCCGGGAGTGAAGTTTGATTCCTCTGATGTAAAGTGCTTTATGCACGCTGCATCATGGAGCTAATGCTAATACTCACACAGCTGCATTATGgagctaatgctaacacacacacctacattattgagctaatgctaacacacacagctacattattgagctaatgctaacactCACACCGCTGCATTATTGAGCTAATGCTAACACATACACAGCTACATTATGGAGCTAATGCTAACGCACACAACTGCATTATGGACctaatgctaacacacacacagctacattattgagctaatgctaacactcacacagctgcattatggagctaatgctaacactCGCACAGCTACATTATTgagctaatgctaacacacacacagctacataattgagctaatgctaacacacacagctgcattatTGAGCTAATGCTAACACATACAGTTACATTATTAAGCTAATACTAACACTCACTCAACTGAATTATTcagctaatgctaacacacacagaaacattatggagctaatgctaacacacacagctgcattatTGAGCTAATactgacactcacacagctGCATTATAGAGCTAAATCCTGAACTCATCAGAGCAGTGCTCTAACTGCTGAACTCATTAGAGCACTTCTATAACCACTGAACTCCTCATCAGAACAGTGCTATAACCACTGAACTCATCATCAGAGCATCATGTAAATTTAAAAGTTCACCAAACTTTCCACAATCTTGCCTTAAATATGACTGATAATTGGGTTTATTCACTTTAAACCACATACAGGAAATTACACTTAAATTAGTATTTATCTCCATGggctttttaattttcatttaaatttaacgAAGATAAGTAAATGTTCAAAGCAACATGTTGCAGCATTTAGGGCAATATGAAGATGAAGTTTTACCACATCGACAGGGTCTCCTCTTAAGTTCTCCAATAGCCAAAAGACCAGTTACCATTCCTAATCCAATCACAGAACACCCATTCTGTGATATAATGTACAGAACCCTAATAtgaatcaatatttatttaaacctaCGATTCCAGACTTCAGCTCCTCCATGCATTCTCGAGAGACACCATGAAACCAGGCACAAAGGcagcgggaggagggggagaggagaggtggttGCGCCGCTTATTACGCGCCGTCATGCCACCCAGTGGTGCGGCTTTGCAAGTTCCTCTGAGGTGCAGCCACCTGACGAGCCAGTAaagcgcgcgcgcgcacacgcacgacCTATTATTTTAGGCtatacatttttacagcctATTTATCGCACCGCGCTTAATTGATTTTGCTGTTTGTCGTACAGGTGTCCGCACAACTGACGTCTCATTTCGGGACACGGGA carries:
- the LOC135238974 gene encoding ALK and LTK ligand 2b-like, translated to MSAQRTPVYMGLILLISTAGYSKQSAAPTDSRAGRSLFQLIMDKVRQTKEQQADDSDNPPYNSNKHYSVETKEMHDYKSYPDHHVLEIFPRDLRQKEIFLKHLTGPLYFSPKCTKHFNRLYHGTRDCTVPAYYKRCARLLKRLAGSPRCMEG